In Candidatus Desulfofervidus auxilii, one genomic interval encodes:
- a CDS encoding YncE family protein → MKGKFPKQDLITQILFLLIIGAILSVTIPNLTYAVTKTTIVSGLQAAVGAVLDESNNQLYFVEYNPPGNGALKRINLPPQCGTSTTPPCSDTIVPIATGFSHPEDVQLDLAHGFAYVTTRDDPGTTGALWKVNISTGSKSLVTFNLGGPQQLVLDIPNNQAYTVGYNDGRLRRINLTTGAKTPIFIGLGHPVGLAITNDRKYAYVTEQDAPARISKIDLTTGVKISEIVLPGLTAPFFLAWTDKSQNSLYVVERDPANKVSRVDLTINAKNNAITGLPWRPSGIVVSSLGTPVYVTSDSEITKVDLVELTGPVFMGVGHVPATSIVDGYATTDPGYFFQVKHSPFGGTLNIFGNLTKFRVLGATHYAVLVSKDGGTFEPLNLSWNMYKWNTTTLKYDLVPVAPNDVTTDGTPVYPIPLEADGNYHPEFWYPPFLFMRWPSGENGLYTFMVKIYQKSGTTWKDLTKSLPAALNSLTLRIDNTPPDVKILSIWQKGPPDNEIKPCDIVTKGNNKYYFKITAYDPNHHLLNYRLNAWWGDNKSESIYADSYSAHVDAEGPYLWSGIINTKVPPTWWEAKCNCAHTFYLRVGKRTIDGYNYILSRGYHKSITINNTGVTCGEGPCGFPCP, encoded by the coding sequence ATGAAAGGGAAATTTCCAAAGCAGGATCTTATTACCCAAATCTTGTTTTTACTTATAATAGGAGCGATCTTATCAGTCACAATACCAAATCTAACCTATGCCGTAACAAAAACTACCATTGTTTCTGGTTTACAGGCAGCGGTAGGGGCTGTATTGGATGAGTCAAATAATCAGCTTTATTTTGTAGAATATAATCCTCCTGGAAATGGGGCCCTAAAACGTATTAACCTCCCGCCGCAATGCGGAACTTCTACGACTCCTCCATGCTCCGACACAATTGTGCCCATTGCAACAGGCTTTTCCCATCCTGAGGATGTGCAGTTAGACTTAGCCCATGGCTTTGCTTATGTGACTACCCGTGATGACCCTGGCACTACAGGCGCCTTGTGGAAAGTTAATATCTCTACAGGCTCAAAAAGCTTGGTCACCTTCAATCTTGGGGGACCACAACAACTCGTTCTTGACATACCAAACAACCAAGCCTATACAGTTGGGTACAATGATGGGAGATTAAGACGCATCAACCTTACCACAGGGGCAAAAACCCCTATTTTCATAGGATTAGGCCACCCAGTAGGTCTTGCCATAACAAACGATAGAAAATATGCATATGTTACTGAGCAGGATGCACCAGCACGAATATCCAAAATCGATTTAACTACAGGAGTTAAGATAAGTGAAATAGTACTACCAGGTTTAACTGCGCCATTTTTCTTGGCCTGGACAGATAAGAGCCAAAATTCCTTGTATGTGGTTGAACGTGACCCAGCTAATAAGGTTTCAAGAGTTGACCTAACAATTAACGCCAAAAATAATGCCATAACTGGGCTACCATGGCGGCCTTCAGGGATAGTTGTGAGTAGTCTTGGCACGCCAGTATATGTTACTTCAGACAGCGAGATTACCAAAGTTGACCTGGTAGAATTGACTGGACCAGTCTTTATGGGTGTTGGGCATGTTCCAGCCACTAGTATTGTAGATGGATATGCAACTACAGATCCAGGATATTTCTTTCAGGTAAAGCACTCACCTTTTGGTGGAACACTCAATATCTTTGGCAACCTAACTAAATTCAGGGTATTAGGAGCTACACATTACGCAGTCCTAGTTTCTAAAGATGGCGGGACATTTGAGCCTCTTAACCTTAGCTGGAATATGTACAAATGGAATACCACAACGCTTAAATACGACCTGGTCCCTGTTGCACCAAATGATGTGACAACAGATGGGACACCAGTGTATCCAATTCCATTAGAAGCCGATGGGAATTATCATCCTGAATTCTGGTATCCACCATTCCTTTTTATGCGATGGCCCAGCGGTGAAAACGGTCTATACACTTTCATGGTGAAAATTTATCAAAAGTCTGGGACAACCTGGAAGGATCTTACCAAATCATTACCAGCAGCCTTGAATAGTTTGACACTCAGAATTGACAATACACCTCCAGATGTAAAGATATTAAGCATCTGGCAGAAAGGACCTCCGGATAATGAGATTAAACCATGTGACATTGTCACTAAAGGCAATAACAAATATTATTTTAAGATTACCGCCTATGACCCTAACCACCATCTCCTAAACTATAGACTGAATGCATGGTGGGGAGATAACAAATCTGAGTCTATATATGCTGACTCATATAGTGCCCATGTAGATGCTGAAGGCCCATACCTATGGAGTGGTATTATAAATACAAAAGTACCACCCACATGGTGGGAAGCAAAATGTAATTGCGCCCATACATTTTATCTTAGGGTAGGGAAAAGGACAATTGATGGTTATAATTATATTCTTTCCCGTGGCTATCACAAGTCGATAACAATCAATAACACAGGAGTTACATGTGGAGAAGGGCCATGCGGTTTTCCATGCCCATAG